The following proteins are encoded in a genomic region of Sorangiineae bacterium MSr12523:
- a CDS encoding serine/threonine-protein kinase, translating to MRAGDVFAGRYAIELEAGQGAAGIVYRAIDRKGGRLVALKVLRGVDADPDAVRRFVAEAGALERLDHPAIVRYVGHGFSERGEPFLAMEWIEGESLGARLVGNPPGMDIREVVVLGHRLAGALTAVHASGIVHRDVKPSNILLAFGRAGEAKLTDFGVARDERATHSTTSGTILGTIGYLSPEQASGDRKLDGRADLFSLGCVLFRCLTNREPFEGDDALTVIAKVLLGRAPRVSELRADVPKALDALIARMLAKDPDARPASAHEVQRELARIGARIGLGLSTGTAPARWRRPFAIGIALAAGLAIIAPFQLAAKPPRPPPSSLEAPNPACTLEAAELYEQGVQEVHDSREGHGRRLFERATELDPSCAPAHLQLVVTGETSASPVHPRERLRRTLALRDRLGERDRLVLDAWTALVGPSAPNHEEALRILDDAVRGYPHDAELLMRAGLRKSYAATDRAAYEAALELERRATFIDPTFAAAWQVQGIILGYMGRTEEKLRALDRCLEASPQSTDCIDGRMLVLKRLGRCEESVAESRRELGLGVQESNLYWHFATNLASVGASRPEIEEALTQRWNRLPAEKREWMILSERVRVAAWMGEFETALHAVDQLAHIAATTSDIDAHLRLAVVSSGLLLELGRSTDASLAARRFLQRRNVWVKGLGRVVGTSYYDPLLIATQLEDGSLTPSGWHKTMDEWEEANRTRLNDFQRWVMRWGTAIGPRIGATEAIAREPHGDPAVRSSSEFARLIGVMDGYEGRIRLLAGDARAAAPLLESSARSCNSLDFPFLNVQAHLWLGMAREQLGEISAACEAYRFVIDRWGNGKLRSKSAEEAKQRRHRLGC from the coding sequence TTGCGTGCTGGCGATGTGTTCGCCGGGCGATATGCGATTGAGCTCGAGGCAGGGCAAGGTGCGGCGGGGATCGTCTATCGTGCGATCGATCGCAAAGGGGGTCGCTTGGTGGCCCTCAAGGTTTTGCGTGGGGTCGATGCCGATCCGGATGCCGTCCGAAGATTCGTCGCGGAAGCGGGTGCGTTGGAACGGCTCGATCATCCGGCCATCGTGCGCTACGTGGGGCACGGATTTTCCGAGCGGGGCGAGCCCTTCCTGGCCATGGAGTGGATCGAGGGGGAGAGTCTGGGTGCGCGCCTCGTTGGCAATCCACCGGGAATGGATATCCGGGAGGTCGTCGTTCTTGGACATCGTCTCGCCGGTGCACTGACCGCCGTTCACGCCAGCGGCATCGTCCATCGCGATGTGAAGCCAAGCAATATTTTGCTCGCCTTCGGTCGTGCCGGCGAAGCCAAACTCACCGATTTCGGGGTCGCACGCGACGAACGCGCGACCCACTCGACGACGTCGGGAACCATCCTCGGCACGATTGGATATCTCTCGCCGGAGCAGGCAAGCGGAGACCGCAAACTCGATGGTCGTGCGGATCTTTTTTCACTCGGCTGCGTTCTCTTTCGGTGCCTTACGAATCGAGAGCCCTTCGAAGGCGATGACGCGCTGACCGTCATCGCCAAGGTCCTCCTGGGTCGGGCCCCGCGCGTTTCTGAGTTGCGCGCGGACGTGCCGAAGGCGCTCGATGCACTGATTGCGCGCATGCTGGCCAAAGATCCCGACGCGCGCCCCGCATCGGCGCACGAGGTCCAACGCGAACTCGCGCGAATCGGTGCACGCATCGGTCTAGGGCTTTCGACGGGGACGGCGCCGGCCCGATGGCGTCGACCGTTCGCCATCGGGATTGCGCTCGCGGCGGGGCTTGCGATCATCGCTCCCTTTCAGCTTGCCGCGAAACCGCCACGACCACCACCCTCCTCTTTGGAAGCGCCCAATCCTGCATGCACGCTGGAAGCCGCCGAGCTGTACGAACAGGGCGTGCAAGAGGTCCACGATAGCCGTGAGGGGCACGGGCGCCGCCTCTTCGAGCGAGCCACCGAACTGGATCCATCGTGCGCGCCCGCGCACCTTCAACTGGTCGTCACGGGCGAGACGAGCGCCTCTCCGGTGCATCCGCGCGAGCGCCTCCGGCGTACGCTCGCCCTTCGCGACCGCCTCGGCGAGCGCGATCGGCTCGTCCTCGATGCATGGACCGCACTCGTGGGGCCGAGCGCGCCCAATCACGAGGAGGCGCTTCGGATCCTCGACGACGCCGTACGCGGTTATCCGCACGATGCGGAGCTACTCATGCGCGCGGGGCTTCGAAAAAGCTACGCGGCCACGGATCGCGCGGCCTACGAGGCTGCGCTCGAATTGGAGCGCCGCGCGACATTCATCGACCCGACGTTCGCCGCAGCATGGCAGGTCCAAGGGATCATTCTTGGTTATATGGGGCGGACGGAAGAGAAACTTCGTGCGCTCGACCGATGCCTCGAAGCTTCTCCCCAATCCACGGATTGCATCGACGGCCGCATGCTCGTGCTCAAGCGGCTGGGACGATGCGAGGAGTCGGTGGCCGAATCGCGCCGCGAGCTCGGCTTGGGCGTGCAAGAATCGAATCTATATTGGCACTTTGCCACCAATCTCGCCTCCGTCGGGGCAAGTCGCCCGGAGATCGAAGAGGCATTGACCCAGCGATGGAATCGACTCCCCGCCGAGAAGCGCGAATGGATGATCCTATCCGAACGGGTCAGGGTCGCGGCATGGATGGGCGAATTCGAAACCGCGCTGCATGCGGTCGATCAGCTCGCGCATATTGCCGCGACAACCTCCGACATCGATGCCCATTTGCGGCTGGCCGTCGTATCGTCGGGCCTCCTCCTCGAGCTCGGTCGCAGCACCGACGCATCCCTTGCTGCGCGGCGCTTTCTTCAGCGCCGGAATGTATGGGTCAAGGGATTGGGAAGGGTCGTCGGGACGAGCTATTACGACCCATTGCTGATTGCCACGCAGCTCGAGGACGGCTCGCTCACGCCCTCGGGTTGGCACAAAACGATGGACGAATGGGAAGAGGCCAATCGGACCCGATTGAATGATTTCCAACGTTGGGTCATGCGATGGGGCACCGCCATCGGGCCGCGAATCGGAGCCACGGAGGCCATCGCTCGCGAACCCCACGGCGACCCGGCGGTCCGCTCCTCGTCCGAGTTCGCAAGGTTGATTGGCGTGATGGATGGCTATGAAGGGCGTATCCGTCTCCTCGCCGGCGACGCCAGGGCTGCCGCACCACTTCTCGAGTCTTCCGCGCGCTCCTGCAATAGCCTCGATTTTCCATTTCTCAATGTGCAAGCACACCTGTGGCTGGGCATGGCCCGAGAGCAGCTCGGCGAGATCTCCGCCGCATGCGAGGCCTATCGTTTCGTGATCGATCGCTGGGGCAACGGCAAACTTCGCTCCAAGAGCGCGGAGGAAGCCAAACAGCGCCGGCACCGGCTTGGATGCTGA
- a CDS encoding VWA domain-containing protein, which produces MNQRRLASFGAAASLIALIAAGCGGSNDSGFGDGSGNGGNGGNGGGGGGTEEHGSSGGGFGHGGPTSGDGGGGGGGGQPDPHCAAAGAEGKLTGVNLVFMFDRSASMGWTQTEPQRDIRDIKWRPVVAATRSFFGDAASSGMNASLAFFSEKSGDRGLCGTIWDPQTGEVIASAEECCATETYSTPAVSLRKLPNATDFAGALDATSPDGSTPTHAALLGAIEQAKAIASDSGHANETTLIVLVTDGIPSDACTPQSTVENTAAVAQEARRAGIKTYVIGVQSTDTPSLDSLNQIANSGGTGKAIMVDVDNPENTKRSFGAALAKIRGQSISCSVAIPPPPPGKTFDLKAVNVVITSNAGAQTLTYNDTCNGGEGWHYDNTSNPKIIELCPSTCGALKSTAGAHIDVQFGCATKGEVIIH; this is translated from the coding sequence ATGAACCAACGTCGACTCGCGTCTTTTGGCGCCGCGGCATCCCTCATCGCCCTCATCGCAGCTGGCTGTGGCGGCAGCAATGATTCGGGCTTTGGCGACGGTAGCGGTAATGGTGGTAACGGTGGCAACGGAGGTGGTGGTGGCGGTACCGAGGAACATGGAAGCAGTGGTGGCGGCTTCGGTCACGGCGGACCCACGTCGGGCGACGGTGGCGGTGGTGGCGGCGGCGGGCAGCCCGATCCTCACTGCGCCGCCGCCGGCGCCGAGGGCAAGCTCACCGGCGTCAATCTCGTTTTCATGTTCGACCGGTCCGCAAGCATGGGATGGACGCAAACCGAGCCCCAGAGAGACATTCGTGACATCAAATGGCGTCCAGTCGTCGCCGCCACCCGATCGTTCTTCGGTGACGCGGCCTCGAGCGGCATGAACGCGTCGCTCGCGTTCTTTTCCGAAAAAAGCGGCGACCGCGGTCTTTGCGGCACCATATGGGATCCTCAGACCGGTGAGGTTATCGCCTCCGCAGAGGAATGCTGCGCGACCGAGACGTATTCGACCCCGGCGGTCTCCTTGCGCAAGCTGCCCAACGCCACCGATTTTGCGGGCGCACTCGATGCCACGAGCCCTGACGGGTCGACACCAACGCACGCGGCCCTTTTGGGAGCCATCGAGCAAGCCAAAGCTATTGCGTCGGATTCGGGGCATGCGAACGAAACCACGCTCATCGTGCTGGTGACCGACGGGATCCCTTCCGATGCCTGTACCCCGCAGAGCACCGTCGAGAATACCGCGGCCGTGGCGCAAGAGGCCCGACGTGCCGGCATCAAGACCTACGTCATCGGGGTGCAAAGCACCGACACTCCCAGCCTGGATAGCCTCAACCAAATCGCCAACAGCGGCGGTACTGGAAAGGCCATCATGGTCGACGTCGACAACCCCGAGAATACGAAACGCTCGTTCGGAGCGGCTCTCGCGAAAATCCGTGGACAGAGCATCTCCTGCAGCGTCGCAATTCCGCCTCCGCCGCCGGGAAAGACGTTCGACCTGAAGGCCGTCAACGTCGTCATCACGTCGAACGCAGGGGCGCAGACACTCACGTACAACGATACGTGCAACGGCGGGGAGGGGTGGCACTACGACAATACGTCGAATCCCAAGATCATCGAATTATGCCCGTCCACGTGCGGCGCACTGAAGAGCACCGCGGGCGCACACATCGATGTTCAATTCGGATGCGCCACCAAGGGCGAAGTCATCATTCATTGA
- a CDS encoding glycoside hydrolase family 3 protein encodes MRNVTRSIIVAAATLASLVSCDSESPSQSDSSDLGVNEDALLAEDSGDESALEDQVAKLSIGVHVGNVDARVRDLLARMTLKEKIGQMTQAERLAFEPSRGGAVTDIRDYGLGSIFAGGSSTPASNTPLGWRTMIDDFQKLATSTRLGIPMVFGIDAVHGHNKLYGATVFPHNIGLGATRNPLLARLIGRATAEEVAATGVHWTFSPCLCVARDERWGRTYESFGEEPEIATSLSSIIDGYQTIPGWPGSILATAKHYVGDGGTAFGSSTHGTYLLDQGDTRSSEAELRAVHLEPFKAAIARGVSTVMTSFSSWNGVKLHGHKYLVTDVLKKELGFKGFVISDYAGIDQISPDYPTAVRTSINAGVDMVMVPFDYKRFISTLEAEVTAGNVPESRIDDAVSRVLREKLRFGLFEHPFSDTRFERSFGGKAHRALARKAVRESLVLLKNDQRVLPLRRRVTKILVAGSNADDLGNQTGGWTLTWQGGSGRKTIGTTILEGVRASVDADSTVDYAAVPTAEQANAGYDVGIVVVGETPYAEGVGDRRDLPLSAADQSAVDTVCAATKCVVVVVSGRPLIVTDRLPKMAALVAAWLPGTEGQGVTDVLFGRANFSGKLPISWPKSASQLPSHRGDAGYDPLFPYGFGLKY; translated from the coding sequence ATGCGCAATGTCACCCGCAGCATCATCGTGGCCGCGGCCACGCTGGCATCGCTCGTATCGTGTGATTCGGAATCGCCGTCCCAATCGGATTCGTCCGACCTTGGCGTGAACGAGGACGCGCTCCTCGCGGAGGACTCGGGCGACGAGAGTGCGCTGGAGGATCAGGTCGCCAAGCTCTCGATTGGCGTTCATGTCGGCAACGTGGACGCGCGCGTGCGCGACCTTTTGGCGCGTATGACGCTAAAGGAAAAAATCGGCCAAATGACCCAGGCCGAACGATTGGCCTTCGAGCCATCGCGCGGCGGGGCAGTGACCGATATTCGCGATTACGGATTGGGCAGCATCTTCGCCGGCGGCTCGAGCACACCTGCCAGCAACACGCCGCTCGGCTGGCGAACGATGATCGACGACTTCCAGAAGCTCGCCACGAGCACGCGTTTGGGCATTCCCATGGTCTTCGGCATCGACGCCGTGCATGGCCACAACAAGTTGTATGGTGCAACCGTCTTTCCGCACAACATCGGTCTCGGCGCCACGCGCAATCCGCTGTTGGCCCGCCTGATCGGGCGCGCGACCGCCGAAGAAGTGGCCGCCACCGGCGTGCATTGGACCTTCAGCCCGTGTCTCTGCGTGGCACGCGACGAGCGCTGGGGCCGCACGTACGAAAGCTTTGGCGAGGAGCCGGAGATCGCCACGTCCCTTTCGAGCATCATCGACGGATACCAAACGATCCCCGGATGGCCCGGCAGCATTCTCGCCACGGCAAAGCATTACGTGGGCGACGGCGGTACGGCATTCGGCAGCAGCACCCATGGAACATATCTCTTGGATCAAGGCGACACGCGCTCGAGCGAGGCCGAATTGCGCGCCGTTCATTTGGAGCCATTCAAGGCGGCCATCGCGCGCGGTGTCTCCACGGTGATGACGTCGTTTTCGAGCTGGAATGGCGTGAAGCTGCACGGCCACAAATACTTGGTGACGGACGTTTTGAAGAAGGAGCTCGGCTTCAAGGGATTCGTCATTTCCGATTATGCAGGCATCGACCAAATCTCGCCGGACTATCCGACGGCGGTTCGCACGTCCATCAATGCCGGCGTGGACATGGTCATGGTCCCATTCGATTACAAACGATTCATCTCGACATTGGAGGCCGAAGTCACTGCCGGCAATGTTCCGGAATCGCGCATCGACGACGCCGTGTCGCGCGTTCTGCGCGAAAAGCTCCGTTTCGGGCTTTTCGAGCATCCCTTCTCCGACACCCGCTTCGAGCGCAGCTTCGGCGGCAAAGCGCACCGCGCGCTGGCCCGCAAGGCGGTGCGTGAGTCGCTGGTGCTCTTGAAGAACGACCAGCGCGTACTGCCGCTGCGGCGCCGGGTAACGAAGATTCTCGTGGCGGGCAGCAACGCCGACGATCTCGGCAATCAAACCGGTGGATGGACGCTGACCTGGCAAGGGGGCAGCGGCCGCAAGACCATCGGGACGACCATCCTCGAGGGCGTACGCGCGAGCGTGGATGCCGATAGCACCGTCGACTACGCCGCCGTTCCCACGGCCGAACAGGCCAATGCCGGCTACGACGTCGGCATCGTCGTCGTCGGCGAGACCCCCTACGCCGAGGGCGTCGGCGACCGCCGCGATCTGCCATTGAGCGCCGCGGATCAAAGCGCCGTCGACACGGTCTGCGCCGCCACGAAGTGCGTCGTCGTCGTCGTTTCCGGCCGCCCGCTGATCGTCACCGATCGCCTCCCGAAAATGGCGGCCTTGGTCGCCGCCTGGCTCCCCGGCACCGAGGGCCAAGGCGTCACCGACGTCCTCTTCGGGCGCGCGAACTTCTCGGGCAAATTGCCCATCTCATGGCCCAAATCCGCTAGCCAATTGCCGAGCCACCGCGGCGACGCCGGCTACGATCCGCTGTTCCCGTATGGCTTCGGTTTGAAATACTGA
- a CDS encoding NADP-dependent oxidoreductase gives MKAFAIDRYGGPEMLSLRDLPEPEPGPGDLLVEIRAASVNPVDFKIRSGGVKVLVKDRFPLVLGSDVSGVVMRVGPGVTRFAPGDEVFARLRKDRIGGFAERVLVDEAFAVRKPAKLTHAEAASIPLVGLTAYQALIEIAKLEKGQRVLIHAGSGGVGTFAIQLARHLGATVATTASSRNRALVEGLGASEVVDYKTQRFEEVVAPCDVVFDTQGGETLERSFRIVKEGGAVVTVGGKPDAKFAKAWGLNPVIVLALGFLMRKVTRLARERRATFEYLFMRPDAEQLARIAALLDDGVIRPVVDRTFPFAQTKEALAYVESGRAVGKVVVEMT, from the coding sequence ATGAAGGCGTTCGCGATCGATCGATACGGCGGTCCAGAGATGCTCTCCTTGCGCGATCTGCCGGAGCCGGAGCCCGGCCCGGGGGACCTCCTCGTCGAGATCCGAGCGGCGAGCGTGAACCCGGTCGACTTCAAGATCCGCAGCGGCGGCGTCAAAGTGCTCGTCAAGGATCGCTTTCCTCTCGTCCTCGGCAGTGACGTGAGTGGCGTTGTAATGCGCGTCGGCCCGGGGGTTACGCGCTTTGCGCCTGGCGACGAAGTCTTCGCCCGGCTTCGCAAAGATCGCATTGGCGGCTTCGCCGAGCGCGTGCTCGTCGACGAGGCGTTCGCGGTGAGGAAGCCCGCGAAGCTCACACACGCGGAGGCCGCGTCGATCCCGCTGGTCGGCCTGACGGCGTATCAAGCGCTCATCGAGATCGCCAAGCTCGAGAAGGGCCAACGGGTGCTGATTCATGCCGGCTCCGGCGGCGTCGGCACGTTCGCCATCCAGCTCGCGCGCCATCTCGGGGCCACCGTCGCGACGACGGCGAGCTCGAGAAACCGTGCCCTCGTCGAGGGGCTCGGCGCTTCCGAGGTCGTCGACTACAAGACGCAACGGTTCGAGGAGGTCGTGGCCCCATGCGATGTCGTCTTCGACACGCAAGGCGGTGAGACGCTCGAGCGGAGCTTCCGCATCGTGAAAGAAGGCGGTGCCGTCGTCACCGTCGGCGGTAAGCCCGACGCGAAGTTCGCGAAGGCGTGGGGCCTGAATCCCGTGATCGTGCTCGCACTCGGATTCCTGATGCGAAAGGTGACGCGTCTCGCCCGAGAGAGGCGGGCTACGTTCGAGTACCTCTTCATGCGCCCCGACGCCGAACAGCTCGCGCGGATTGCCGCCTTGCTCGACGATGGTGTCATCCGCCCCGTCGTGGACCGGACCTTCCCATTCGCGCAAACGAAGGAGGCACTCGCCTACGTCGAATCCGGGCGCGCCGTCGGCAAGGTCGTCGTCGAGATGACTTAA
- a CDS encoding TatD family hydrolase produces MIDIGANLANKAFRGDLEAVLRRARLAGVTTIVATGTSESVSRAALEIARDNGASADGPRVFATAGIHPHHAKDFSRGSLDTLRTLAGSPEVRAIGECGLDFDRNFSPRDAQLRCFEAQLELAADLGMPVFLHERAAEDDFSAVLARFRPRLTRAVVHCFTGSAETLARYLDLDLHIGITGWICDERRGTHLVDLVRRIPRDRIMIETDAPYILPRSMPRAERPRTGRNEPCFLRWVLEAVAKARNESETEFERATVATTKAFFDLPADDVKPH; encoded by the coding sequence ATGATCGACATCGGTGCGAATCTCGCCAACAAAGCTTTTCGCGGTGACCTCGAGGCCGTCCTCCGTCGTGCACGGCTGGCCGGTGTCACGACGATCGTGGCGACCGGGACGAGCGAATCTGTCAGTCGTGCTGCGTTGGAGATCGCTCGAGACAATGGGGCGTCGGCAGACGGACCGCGGGTCTTCGCGACGGCGGGGATACATCCGCACCACGCGAAGGATTTCTCGCGAGGCTCGCTGGATACGCTGCGCACCTTGGCAGGCAGCCCCGAGGTGCGCGCCATCGGTGAATGCGGACTCGATTTCGATCGCAATTTCTCACCGCGCGATGCGCAGCTTCGTTGCTTCGAGGCCCAACTCGAGTTGGCTGCGGATCTCGGCATGCCGGTGTTTCTGCACGAACGCGCCGCGGAGGACGACTTCAGCGCCGTCCTTGCGCGCTTTCGTCCACGCTTGACCCGGGCCGTCGTTCATTGTTTCACGGGATCGGCCGAGACGCTGGCGCGATACCTCGATCTCGATTTGCACATTGGAATCACAGGCTGGATCTGCGACGAGCGACGCGGCACCCACTTGGTCGATCTCGTCCGCCGCATTCCGCGGGATCGCATCATGATCGAAACGGATGCACCCTACATCCTTCCGCGCTCGATGCCACGTGCGGAAAGACCGCGCACGGGGAGAAATGAGCCGTGCTTCCTGCGCTGGGTTCTCGAGGCCGTGGCGAAAGCACGAAACGAATCGGAAACGGAGTTCGAGCGCGCTACGGTGGCCACGACGAAGGCGTTCTTCGACCTACCTGCGGACGACGTGAAGCCGCATTGA
- a CDS encoding peptidylprolyl isomerase codes for MLRSLRPLAAAALLLPATFATNAAAESAQADADDEAAGSAAAQCEFTPTPENPAAKPVSVPSASARAKGTVDIGFWTNYGWFVVRMDRSNAPCGVHNFVHLTRSWFYNDTQCFRLTNSPRLGVLQCGDIYRQEEGGPGYKFPDEVTGKETYPRGTVAMGNQGPGTNGSEFFIVHSHANIAPNYTVLGQVIIGMDTLDRIVAAGIQDPDLDGPPKYPVRIHFVATLGQHP; via the coding sequence ATGCTCCGATCCCTAAGGCCGCTCGCTGCCGCCGCGCTCCTCCTCCCCGCCACATTCGCAACCAATGCCGCCGCGGAATCCGCACAAGCCGATGCCGACGACGAGGCTGCAGGAAGTGCCGCAGCGCAGTGCGAATTCACACCGACACCGGAAAACCCGGCGGCAAAGCCCGTTTCGGTGCCCTCGGCGTCAGCCCGCGCGAAGGGCACCGTCGATATCGGCTTTTGGACCAATTATGGCTGGTTCGTGGTCCGAATGGATCGCTCCAATGCGCCGTGTGGCGTGCACAACTTCGTGCACCTCACGCGCAGCTGGTTCTACAACGACACGCAGTGCTTTCGGCTCACCAACTCGCCGCGGCTCGGGGTGCTGCAGTGCGGGGATATTTATCGACAGGAAGAAGGCGGCCCTGGGTACAAATTTCCCGACGAGGTGACCGGCAAAGAGACTTATCCGCGCGGCACCGTCGCGATGGGCAACCAAGGGCCGGGCACGAATGGGAGTGAATTCTTCATCGTGCATTCCCACGCCAACATCGCGCCAAATTACACCGTGCTCGGTCAAGTCATCATCGGCATGGATACGCTCGACCGGATCGTCGCTGCGGGGATCCAGGATCCGGATTTGGATGGGCCGCCGAAGTACCCCGTGCGCATTCATTTCGTCGCCACGCTCGGACAGCATCCCTAG
- a CDS encoding trypsin-like serine protease — MIAYRQVVRAMSIGVMGLLALGCSGTDLTAPEEGPTENVQSPIINGSPDGHDAIVGTYTGSSLCTGTIVSTKGTTGYVLTAAHCCESDSPPKQVRIGADFRAAKAYTVKSYLAHASYTGNPGSSYDFCMVSFNDGDGNMQVIPALPPELNNVKVGDTLDAVGYGRTENEPHGSSNLALKRLHVTYKVKGIGTSGLETDFDSRQGGTCEGDSGGPDLVTVGGKTYVYGVHSTVDTYDCNNTSTSGVVSKVSPWIQNFISAN; from the coding sequence ATGATCGCATATCGTCAGGTCGTTCGCGCCATGTCCATCGGTGTCATGGGCCTTTTGGCCCTTGGCTGCAGTGGGACGGATCTCACGGCTCCCGAAGAAGGTCCCACGGAAAATGTGCAATCGCCGATCATCAATGGATCGCCCGATGGGCACGATGCCATCGTGGGAACGTACACCGGCAGCTCTTTGTGCACCGGGACAATCGTCTCCACCAAGGGCACCACCGGTTATGTTCTCACCGCGGCGCATTGTTGTGAATCGGACTCTCCGCCAAAGCAAGTACGCATCGGCGCCGATTTCCGTGCGGCCAAAGCTTACACGGTCAAGAGCTACCTCGCGCACGCGTCATACACCGGAAATCCGGGCAGTTCTTACGACTTTTGCATGGTCTCGTTCAACGATGGCGATGGGAACATGCAGGTGATTCCTGCGCTCCCGCCGGAGTTGAACAACGTCAAAGTGGGCGACACACTCGACGCCGTCGGCTACGGCCGCACCGAAAACGAACCGCACGGTTCGTCGAACTTGGCACTGAAACGTCTCCACGTGACCTACAAGGTAAAGGGCATTGGAACGAGCGGCCTCGAGACGGATTTCGACTCGAGGCAGGGTGGTACGTGCGAGGGCGACAGCGGAGGACCGGATCTCGTTACCGTCGGCGGCAAGACGTACGTCTATGGCGTGCACTCCACGGTGGACACCTACGACTGCAACAACACGTCGACGAGCGGGGTCGTCTCCAAGGTGAGCCCTTGGATTCAGAACTTCATCAGCGCTAACTGA